DNA from Agarilytica rhodophyticola:
GTACTTGTATCTGTGGTCGGGGTTGGCTGGTATCTAAACGGTGGTGATCCTGCTTATGGGCGACTAGAAAAATTCCCTTGGCCAGAAAATGGTATTCAGTGGTTTCATGTTTTGCCGCCATTGGTAATTCTAGTGCTTACCCGCTTTGGTGTTCCAGTTAGTACCACCTTCTTAGTCTTAGTGGTGTTTAATCCATCTAATCTTGGCTCAATGTTGATTAAATCTGTGTCGGGCTATGTGGTGGCTTTTATCGTTGCGATTATCACTTATCGTCTTGTGATTTCTAAAACCACCGAATATTTTGACCGCACAAAAGGTGAGCCAGCAGCTTCCTACTGGGTGTGGCTGCAATGGATAGCGACTGCTTTTTTGTGGAGCCAGTGGCTTATCCAAGATTTAGCCAATATTTTCGTCTATTTACCACGACAAATTTCTGCAGTGGAATTACTGTTTGCTGTGTTTTTTATTGTAATTTTACAGGGCGTAATCTTTTATCAGATGGGAGGGGCGATCCAAAAAATTGTTACTAATAAAACAGGCACCAGTGATATTCGTGCAGCCACTATTATTGATTTTATTTACGCTATTATTCTTCTGGTATTTAAAGAGTGGAGCAATATGCCAATGAGTACCACGTGGGTGTTCATCGGCTTACTGGCTGGACGTCAAATTGCCATTACCTTACATCTATACAAACCCCCTATGGTGGAGTCGAAGAAAATTGTGTTCAATGATGTGATAAAAGCTGGTTTAGGCTTATTAATCAGTGTTGTTTTAGCTATTCTAATTCCGGTATTGAGTTAGTAGACACTAATAGCACATAAACTACACTGATATAATCTAGCGCAGTAAAAGTTGGGATCTAGCTGCCAGGGTATTTATCCTCCAGCACGCTTCGCATCATAGCCTTGTTCTTTTAAGTAGCTGAGAATTTTGTCACGCTGGTCACCCTGAATCTCTATCTTGCCGTCTTTTGCTGTGCCACCTGTACCGCATACTTGCTTTAATTTCTTCGCCATGGTTTTCAGTTCATCGGCGTTCATATCAAACCCGGAGATGGTTGTGACACCTTTGCCATTTCTGCCTTTTGTTTCACGCCCGACTCTTATGATGCCGTCAGAGCTTACGCTTTGGTTTGTCTCAGTGGTTTTTGTTGGTTTTATGCGCCCTTTATCTGTGGAGTACACCAACCTGCTATTTTTATTCATAAGTAAGTAGTGGTATTGTCGCGTTTATTTTTTACTATCAAATTTTAACTGTCAAAATTACAAATCATGAGTAATATCGAGCTGAAAGAGAAATTTTATACCGTCATTTTTGGTACTGATACACCTGCAGGGAAGCGCTTCGATATTGCCCTGATTATCGCTATTATATTGAGTGTGCTAACACTTATGGCAGAGAGCGTAAGTGATCTTACGGATAATTACTACATCTATATCCGTACCCTGGAGTGGATTCTCACCATACTCTTTACCGTTGAATATATACTGCGCATCTATTGCTCGCCTAACCCGCGACATTATATCACTAGTTTTTATGGCATTATCGACTTGATATCGATCCTGCCTACCTATGTAAGTCTACTGGTGCCAGGTGTTAACTTCCTGTTGGTTATTCGTATCATGCGTTTTTTACGTATTTTTCGGGTGCTCAAGTTAGTCCGCTACCTGACCGAGGCTAATACTTTAGTACGTTCTATGGCTCATGCACGTCGAAAGATATCAGTTTTCTTCTTATCGGTGCTGGTGTTGGCGACGATATTTGGCGCCTTGATGTACATGGTGGAAGGGCCTGAAAATGGTTTTAGCAGTATTCCTACGAGTATTTATTGGACTATCGTCACCATTACTACAGTGGGGTATGGTGACATTACACCGCAGACGCCGTTAGGACAGTTTATTGCCGCTTCGGCAATGCTTATGGGCTATTCAATATTGGCTGTGCCAACGGGTATTTTTACTGCTGAGCTAGCGCATGAAATAAGCCGTGAACGACTAAACATTATTTGCCCTAATTGTTCAGCGGTAGGCCACGATCACGATGCGCAATATTGCAAAATGTGTGGCAGTAAGCTTAAGCCTTAAAATTTTAGCCCAGTGATTCACACGCTGGGCTGATCTTCATTAGCAGTGCTTTGTGCTGCTTGTGCGGGTATCTTTTGGGGCTGCGATTTTTTACGCATTTTGTTTTTCATCAATGTGGAGTGTTCCAGCCAGTAGATAAGTTTAAAATTACCGTCATGGTCTTCCACTAGTGCGGTACAGGATTCAACCCAATCCCCAGTGTTGAAGTAATCAATATCGTGAATTTTTTTTGCCGCAGCTTGATGAATATGGCCGCAAACGACACCGTCGAATCCTTGTTTTTTAGCGCCTAGAGATACCGCACACTCGTAGTCATGGATATATTGTTTGGCACGCTTAATGTGAGTTTTCAAAAATGCTGCAAATGACCAATAGCCCAAGCCTGCTTTGACACGAATTCTATTAAAGGCGCGGTTCAAGAGCATTAATACTTCATAGCCCACATCGCCAATATATTTCAGCAGTGCCGTACAGCGCGTCACACCTTCAAATTGATCACCGTGAATTACCAGATAGCGTTTTCCTGTAGCACTCACATGGGTTGTACGATTAACAAGATGAATATTATCAAAGTCTGTATTGGCATAACGGCGCAGAAACTCGTCGTGATTGCCCGTTATGTAATATACCGGAATCCCTGTTTTTGATAGCTTGAGAATATGGCGGATAACACGATTAAAACTCTTGTGCCAATAAACACCTGATTTCATTCTCCAGCCGTCGAAAATATCACCAACTAAGTACAAACACTCACATTTATTGGTTTTTAAGAATTCGGCTAAGTACTGTGCTTTACAGTCTTTTGTTCCCAAGTGGACATCGGAGATAAAAATCGAGCGGTATTGGGGTTTTCTGCTTGGATCAAAGCTCCCACCGTCAGTGTCGAAGTGCTTCGCGTGTCGATAAAGTTCTGATAGGTCTAAGCGCTTTTTCATGCTTGCATTCTGAACAATGCTTTTTACGCTTATATTATATTTTTGTGAATACTTTATGACCGCCTCTTTAGATGTTTCTAGATACTTTTTATCTTGCCTTGGCGCGCGCTCTCGCGAGTGCAGCTTAATCATCAATAAGCTAATCGAACAAAAAATATTCACAGAGCCGGTATGATTGTTTATAAGGAAAAGACAATTTTTATCGAATTTGGTTTTGTAAACCAAAAAGGGAATTTATAAGCTCACCAATTCTTAGCGCAAGCTGATAATCAA
Protein-coding regions in this window:
- the yciH gene encoding stress response translation initiation inhibitor YciH; protein product: MNKNSRLVYSTDKGRIKPTKTTETNQSVSSDGIIRVGRETKGRNGKGVTTISGFDMNADELKTMAKKLKQVCGTGGTAKDGKIEIQGDQRDKILSYLKEQGYDAKRAGG
- a CDS encoding ion transporter, whose translation is MSNIELKEKFYTVIFGTDTPAGKRFDIALIIAIILSVLTLMAESVSDLTDNYYIYIRTLEWILTILFTVEYILRIYCSPNPRHYITSFYGIIDLISILPTYVSLLVPGVNFLLVIRIMRFLRIFRVLKLVRYLTEANTLVRSMAHARRKISVFFLSVLVLATIFGALMYMVEGPENGFSSIPTSIYWTIVTITTVGYGDITPQTPLGQFIAASAMLMGYSILAVPTGIFTAELAHEISRERLNIICPNCSAVGHDHDAQYCKMCGSKLKP
- a CDS encoding UDP-2,3-diacylglucosamine diphosphatase; this translates as MKKRLDLSELYRHAKHFDTDGGSFDPSRKPQYRSIFISDVHLGTKDCKAQYLAEFLKTNKCECLYLVGDIFDGWRMKSGVYWHKSFNRVIRHILKLSKTGIPVYYITGNHDEFLRRYANTDFDNIHLVNRTTHVSATGKRYLVIHGDQFEGVTRCTALLKYIGDVGYEVLMLLNRAFNRIRVKAGLGYWSFAAFLKTHIKRAKQYIHDYECAVSLGAKKQGFDGVVCGHIHQAAAKKIHDIDYFNTGDWVESCTALVEDHDGNFKLIYWLEHSTLMKNKMRKKSQPQKIPAQAAQSTANEDQPSV